The sequence below is a genomic window from Acetobacter vaccinii.
AAACCGCTGGCGGCTTCAATCCCCACCCGCAGCCCGGTTTCGCCCAGTACAGCGGTGCGGTAGGCCTCGGGCTGGGTGGCAAAAACCTCCCAGCAGGGCAGGGCCGCCACGGCGGTGCGGATGCCTGTTTCCTCCAGTGCGCGGGCAGCGGCCAGCGCAATGGTGACCTCCGGGCCGGAACTGACCAGCGTGACCTGCCGCTGCGGCCCGCCATGCAGCAGGTAGCCGCCATGGGTGGCCGAGCCAAACCGGCCGGGGGGCGGTGTGGGGGTGTCGGGCGTGTCATGCGGGCATAGCACCAGCAGGGCGGGGCCGTTCCAGCGTAGCGCGGCCTGCCAGCAGGCAAAGGTTTCCTCCGCACAGCCGGGGCGGAAAACTGCCAGGTTGGGCATGGCGCGCAGGCTGGCAAGCTGTTCCACCGGCTGCCAGCCGCCGCCGTTGCCGCTTAGGGCCAGCCCGTCGTCTGTGAGCAGGTACAGGACCTTGCGGCGCATGAGTGCGGTCATGCGCAGGGCTGCGCGCATGCGGTCTATGGTAATCATGCCCGCCACGGCGCAGGGCAGCAGCCCGCCATGCAGGGCCATGCCGTTGAGCATGCCCGCCATACCGTGCTCCTGCAGGCCGCAGGGCCAGTCGGGCTGGTCCGCATGGGCGGGGGCCGAGCGTGCGCCGGATGTAGCTGTCAGCACGGTCAGTTCGGGCCGGGTGGCTGCCAGTGCCGCCAGACCGGCCATGGCCGCCTGTTGGGAGGAATGGGTGGGCTGGTGTTGCAGGGTCTGCCGCCACAGGCGCAGCCAGTCCTCGGCCAGCAGGGGCGGGGGCGCGCCTGAACATTCGCGCTCAAAACTGTAGCGGCCCCTGTGGCGGGCCAGCCGCCGCAACCATGACCGCCGGACCGAAGCCCCGCGCCGGGCGGTGGGGCTCCATGGGCCTGTCAGTTCCTCCTCCGGTGGGGCGGCTGTGGGGTGGGGGGTGTCTTCGGGCAGGAACGCCACAAGCGTGGGCTTTCTGGCGCGCAGGGTGGCTGTCAGGGCGGTGGTAATGGCGGCCAGATTACCCGCCCCCACACTGCGGACACTCCAGCCCGATGCGCTGAAGCGGGCGAGAGAATCTGCAAATTCGGCCGGGTCTGTCGTGGGGGCGGGGCTGACAAGGACGGCCAGCCGGTTCAGCCCAAAACGCCCTGCAAGCTGGGCGGCCTCCAGCGCAACACCGGTTTGCAGGTCGGTGTCGCGCGCCAGCACCCAGGTGCGGTG
It includes:
- a CDS encoding transketolase-like TK C-terminal-containing protein, producing MAAFPTTPPATLPAPAPQDSLILRLDSAARLFLAQHHMGEHALLPELQTLCLPVVTLWSRLLRYDPATPDWPDRDRFVVPSASMLPLLHAMLHLSAPTPPPQTLGYGQHPAVEIAPGPAGQGIAAAAGMALAEQVMATRHGRSLVNHRTWVLARDTDLQTGVALEAAQLAGRFGLNRLAVLVSPAPTTDPAEFADSLARFSASGWSVRSVGAGNLAAITTALTATLRARKPTLVAFLPEDTPHPTAAPPEEELTGPWSPTARRGASVRRSWLRRLARHRGRYSFERECSGAPPPLLAEDWLRLWRQTLQHQPTHSSQQAAMAGLAALAATRPELTVLTATSGARSAPAHADQPDWPCGLQEHGMAGMLNGMALHGGLLPCAVAGMITIDRMRAALRMTALMRRKVLYLLTDDGLALSGNGGGWQPVEQLASLRAMPNLAVFRPGCAEETFACWQAALRWNGPALLVLCPHDTPDTPTPPPGRFGSATHGGYLLHGGPQRQVTLVSSGPEVTIALAAARALEETGIRTAVAALPCWEVFATQPEAYRTAVLGETGLRVGIEAASGFGWERWLGPNGIFIGMDDFGVSAPASAVYERFGITTGAICSRVINHLAASGGNEAIPVHAPVLT